Part of the Impatiens glandulifera unplaced genomic scaffold, dImpGla2.1, whole genome shotgun sequence genome is shown below.
aattatattatatttaattaaaaatattcacttATTAatgctttattttaaattaatagatcGCACACTACATATGAAATATACTTatccaaaaaatataattaaaatatttttcaaaattgtaTTATCTCAATATTTAATCttacaaaaattaaacaaacCTAATATAATCAAAAAATTGTCTTTAATCATTACTTAACAGTAATTACTTATAGTCTTCTAGTCAACATGTTTATATcctaaatttcataaaatagataaatttaaaataaaatataatttagagtaaaaataatataatttaataaaaataaataaataagtaaaacataataaattaaatcctTTCTTACCTAACATTTATAGTTGATTTATTCAcaatttaatcaataaaatattgttttatcaTGGTGGGTGCACAACTTTCAtcctattttatatatttatatattttgttatttaatttattaaactttttaatattatattaaaaaaattataatttaatatttatttttattatttaatttattcattaatctcaaaaacaaatcaataagttattaaacaataatatataaatacaaatactTATGTActgagataaattattaattttagtcaACAAATCAAATATTCTTCCACCTTatcaacaattatatatatatatatatatataagggaaAAAGGGAGGGAAATGTGGggaaaaagagattaaaaaaagaattttttttatattttaaccaattaaataatcatcagtaattggtgagggaatgaaaatgagacttgaaaaataataaaaaaattctcacttttctaatttcatttttctctcaTCCCTTCTTccaatttttcatatatatttaaaaacagttattaattgtaattataaaatttaataataaattttatagtcTCTTTctataaaagtttttttaaagttacattttattatatgtttacTCACAactatttaaaaagtttttaaactaaaaagtaaaagatattataaatatatattatatgaaaagtgagtttaaaataaaaaacaatgatTCTTTtacatgataaaaataattaaaacatgaaaaagtcaaacttattcaatttttttacttttagaaTTCAAATGATTTATCTATCATCTTATTTGATCATGCCTATAAATAGCAATAAGTATTACATGAAATTATACAAAAAGAAGTTAATTACATATACATTAATTGAGAAAGATGAGTTCTATTCTAAAAATGTCTCTTTTGCTTCTCCTTGTTATTGCTGCAACTCCATTGTTTggtaaatattttctctttttcttatttttcttcctattttgtattatttctaaatatagaTTGTGTTCATCAGAAATTTCAATGGTTGAAGGAGGACATCCACCAGTGGGTTGCAAGACTGTAAAAGATTGTAGGCCTTTAGTACCATGGTGTTTACCATATACACCCTATTGCGATATTAATGGGTCGTGTACCTGCCACTCTAGTGGATTTAAAACATCGGCAGTCGCAGATCCACCAACATCGTAGACAATCGATTTTTAGAAATGTTGaactaaaatattatgtttttatctttCACAAACCAatgaataatatcaaataatatttttggtttGATGTTCTTTCTTGAAAGCTATTTGAATCTGAATATTTACCATGTTTGTTGCAAATGTcaaattattaatgtattaaaaaaatgtttgatttttgtttttgaaaaaaaaaatatcattggAAATCTTTTTTTAAACCAAGTCATTTCGAAATCTTCATAAGCATCAATCCTaatgtattaaaattaatttttttttcacttttaatttaGCCCATAAACTTTTATTCTTTTCAGTCTAACCCATTATTCTCTATTGATTGCggtaatatttaaaaacttatttgtATTGAGATATGCAATGAGATTATGCTAGCTTATACTAGATAATATAGTTACTTTAAcaagaaaaaatgtaaattttgtgcttttaagtttaagatttcttttaacACAATAGGTAGGGTTAAATAGTAAATgcctgttttttttaaatgataaacttttattcttttaatatttagtaagTTTATTAGTTCTCAAGacaaatttcataatttaccctgaaaaatccaaaaaaaaaaaaactctagatCTAATTTCATCTCCTTATCTTAATCACACATGATTATGTGGATATTAACATATTTTCCTTAAGAACCAAAGAAATCTCCACAAATTTTTGTCCCCAAATTTAGTAaacttgaaaaaatatatatataaaaacccaAGAATGTCTCTTTGTTGAATTAAAGTGGACAAGGCTTAGCCCTATCCCCAACCTTATGCATGTAGTCCTTTTGcgattttacatattttttgtATAGCTTTTCATAGCATTTTTAAATCGCAAAAGGACTCATCAATCACTCCTTCCTATTTTGTTAATGCTGACAttgttctaaataatttaaataaaattaaaaaaagcatAGAGGAATCCTACTTGAAGgagaaaattacaaaatatatatataacataaattggAGTTCATTTCACAATTATAGTTGGGGTTAATCTTAAAGATGGCCGGAGGAGGGCTCGTTTCTAATGGAGGTTCGGGAAGTTATGAGGGTCGTGTAACGGCATTTGTCATTGTCACATGCGTGATTGCTGCCTCGAGTGGCCTTATCTTTGGTTACGATATTGGTATTTCAGgtacatatatataaacatgtttgTTATGATTGTTCATCGAGAAATTGTCATAAGATCGATTAAATAGTAATAACTTATGTATATGCGTAGGAGGTGTAACCTCTATGGATGATTTCTTGGAGAAATTCTTTCCCAATATTTATGCAAAGGAGAAGAGTAATAAAGATGTTAACCAATATTGTAAATTCGACAACCACATGCTCACATTGTTCACGTCTTCTCTTTACTTGGCTGCATTGGTTGCCTCGTTGTTTGCTTCCGCAACCACTAGGGTTTTGGGGCGTAAGGTCTCCATGATTCTAGGAGGCAGCGTTTTCCTTGTCGGTTCTATCTTCAATTGCATCGCCAATAACCTGACTATGCTCATCATTGGCCGTTTGTTGCTTGGAGTCGGCATTGGTTATGCTAATCAGGTAACAATAACAttgttttgtgtttattttaaatgaggAATACGATGAAACTGATAGTTTGTAAGCACACAACGATAAAAACATAAGAATTGTGAAGAAAAATTAATGTGTACGTACAAAGCCAAAAAAAGGGTAATGAGATTCCCGACTCAATCTAGATATGAATTGTTTTTGTGTTAAAGATTGACATTTTACTATAATACATCCATTGGTTATACAGTCCGCGCCATTATATCTTTCGGAAATGGCACCATCGCATATGAGGGGAGCACTTAACATCGGTTTCCAATTGGCCGTCTCGATTGGTATCTTTGCGGCCAACTTAGTAAACTATGGTACATCCCAAATAAAGGGCGACTACGGTTGGAGAATCTCATTAGGTCTAGCCGCGGTCCCCGCTATTATCATGACAATTGGCGCGACTTTCCTTCCCGATACTCCAAACTCCCTCATCGAGAGAGGACAACCGGAAATGGCAAGAGAAATGTTGCAAAAAATTCGTGGTACCACTAACGTGAACGCGGAATTTCAGGATCTAGTCGATGCCACTGAGGCATCGAAGCAGGTCCAACATCCTTGGAGGGACATACTACAAAAGAGGTATAGGCCACAACTCGTTATCGGGGTGTTCATTCCATTCTTTCAACAAATGACGGGTATTAATGTCATCATGTTCTATGCTCCGGTCCTTTTTAAGACATTGGGGTTCGGCGACAATGCCTCGCTCATGAGCGCGGTCATCACGGGCCTAGTGAATGTCTTTGCGACTTTGGTTTCGGTTTTTAGTGTCGATAAGTTTGGACGAAGGGTGTTGTTCATTCAAGGAGGAATTCAAATGTTTATTTGCCAGGTATGGATATATAAGTAATAGACTTTATTTGATGTTACTAGTTAgtatttcaatttaatctaaaagAATCCACTATTAGATCATAGTCACATTGGTTGAATTATTCtctcaaataataaatactttttatttattttaatatttataatttggaaaatttgacgaaattaccCTAAAAAGGCTATTAAATATGGGGGTGACAAGAGCATAAATTTAGTTGTGCAAATTaccatttcaaaatattctgacGAAATTATTCccgtcgcgtaacgcgaagggcaGCATCGTCTCGCGAAGAAAAAGTCTGCGAAAAGTCCAGAATGATCGtgcccttcgcgttacgcgatgaTAATTTAATAGGTTTTTCCTTCGCATGACGATCCTGCCTTTGCGTTACGCGACTGGGataattttgtcaaaatattttgaagtggtCATTTGCGCAATTAACTAGCGCGTTTAAGACCCTTTTTAGGTCCTTTCGTCCTATTTCCCTATAATTTCGACATCATTCTATCTGAATTTTAACCGGTTTTAAATTCTCTTTATCATCTTActatctttataattattaaatcactcattttaaaaactaaatacaaaaatatatttcctttatttttattaaatttaaataataaatacaaaacaaattttaataattaaatcaactaaaatcccccaactaacatttttttttatcaaataggattaaatttttaaaaagataccaaaaaaaaatgaaaaaaacctaaaaaaaccaaaatcaaGCAAGTTGTAAGTTATGTTCTataatataatctaattaatcaatcaattGATTTATCAACATTTTTTCGTCTAAATGCAACTCTAATTCagaatttacattttttttacttaactTAATATTCCGAATaaggttatttttaaataacctattCAATCTATAACTTTTGTGATTTccttaaatgaaacaaaaccaTATAAATTGCAGATTATAGTTGGAACCCTAATAGGCAAGACATTCGGACTTGGTGGTGAAGGGTCATTCTCCATATTAACGGGAAACATTACTCTCATCATCATATGTCTCTATGTCGCGGCCTTCGCATGGTCATGGGGTCCACTCGGATGGTTGGTTCCGAGCGAGATCTTTCCTTTAGAGACTCGCTCGGCTGGTCAGTCCATCAATGTCTCGGTGAACATGTTATTCACATTCATCATCGGCCAATTGTTTCTCTCTATGTTGTGTCACATGAAGTTCGGACTATTCTTTTTCTTCGCCGGATTCGTCTTGTTGATGACTATTTTTGTCTATTTATTCGTCCCCGAGACAAAGAATGTGCCGATTGAGGAGATGAATTGGGTTTGGAAACAACATTGGTTTTGGGGCAAGTACATTCCGGATGATGCTGTTGGTGTTATCTTCCACAATCATCATGTTCCTAAACCAGTGTAATTTTATTGTATGCTAACAACTATAATATTCATGAAATAAATGGacttcatttatttattgttacaTGATTTTTCATAGACCTTGAGTATTAATCAACtaatataactaaattattacTGGTGAAGAATTGAACCGAAATACAAACATCTTAACACCGTTTTAAAACCACTTAACTAgttgtattataaattttaaaatatttagatacggaaatatttagtatataataatttacTTACTTTTTTGATGTACTTAATCTCAATACAACTCTTACATAAATTTGTCTCTATAACATTGAAGTACGAGAGTACATAAATTTGATTACAAATTTGTAGAGACAACTAGTTATGCTTATGgttttattagattttgaaataatactttatttagCGTAAAACTTCATTGGTGTAACACATGTATGACTTTGAACTTTTTCTCCGATATTCAAATTAATGGTTGTTCGAACTCGGTTGAGAAGAGTTCCCTACTCCTTGTGAACATTCATGCCTCTTCTCAGTGGTTGATATGGCTAGCTcaaaagaaaatgtattttCATTGATGGGTTTAGTTTGTGTTAGACAATTCAATTGGAAGAATTTAAGTTGCACACTCATATTCA
Proteins encoded:
- the LOC124918198 gene encoding sugar transport protein 4-like produces the protein MDDFLEKFFPNIYAKEKSNKDVNQYCKFDNHMLTLFTSSLYLAALVASLFASATTRVLGRKVSMILGGSVFLVGSIFNCIANNLTMLIIGRLLLGVGIGYANQSAPLYLSEMAPSHMRGALNIGFQLAVSIGIFAANLVNYGTSQIKGDYGWRISLGLAAVPAIIMTIGATFLPDTPNSLIERGQPEMAREMLQKIRGTTNVNAEFQDLVDATEASKQVQHPWRDILQKRYRPQLVIGVFIPFFQQMTGINVIMFYAPVLFKTLGFGDNASLMSAVITGLVNVFATLVSVFSVDKFGRRVLFIQGGIQMFICQIIVGTLIGKTFGLGGEGSFSILTGNITLIIICLYVAAFAWSWGPLGWLVPSEIFPLETRSAGQSINVSVNMLFTFIIGQLFLSMLCHMKFGLFFFFAGFVLLMTIFVYLFVPETKNVPIEEMNWVWKQHWFWGKYIPDDAVGVIFHNHHVPKPV